ACTTTCACCATTAACACATTCGGAGTCCGTCGCTTACGCATTTGTGGTGTTGAAACACTATAAATTGTTCGGCCCTTCATGACCAATGGTCATTACTATGGCTTCTGCTGACTTCTTGCGACTAACCGTTTTCGACTGTATTTTTTTATACATCCGCAAGACCTCCCAGGGTAAGACAACTATCTTTCCTCTTTTACTCGCCTGATTTACCCTACAAAGTTACGCACATCTTTTGGACTTTGACTTGTATTGGAGCCTTATCCCTTTGTAGAGCCTTGGTATCAGATTTCTGTTCGTCGAGCCAAGATTTTATTCCACGCTTCCTCCAGCCCTTATCTCACGATAAGTACCTTGCGCTTCCTTAGTGGTTGGTCGATGTGTACCCCCACAGTGGACTTTCACCACCTAGATAGTTGCCATGCCTGGCACACAATAAAAAGCATGAGCAAATAGCTCATGCTTTTAGCTGAAAACTCTTTTGTCGAGGTTTTAAAATTTCATCGAACCTGTTTTAGCTGCTTGAACATGCCATGAAAGAGCTTTTTCTAAGTTATGAGGTGTTTGAGCATTACCTGTTAACGAAACCGCCTCATTGTAGTAATCCCATAATTGTTGTTTGAAATCAGGATGTGCGCAATTTTCTATAATTAAAGGAACACGTTCTTTTGGAGCAAGACCACGTAAGTCTGCTACTCCTTGTTCTGTTACGATAACTTGAACATCATGCTCCGTATGATCATGGTGAGCTACCATTGGCACAATTGATGATAACTTGCCACCTTTTGCGTAGGATTTTGTTACAAAGATACTTGTACGGGAGTTACGAGTAAAGTCACCTGAACCACCGATACCGTTCATCATTTTTGTACCGCTTACATGTGTTGAATTAACATTTCCGTAAATGTCTACTTCAAGAGCAGCATTTATCGCAATTAAACCTAAACGTCGAATGACTTCAGGATGATTGGATACTTCTTGGGGACGAATGACAATTTTATCTGCATAGTTTTCAATATTTCCATACACTTTCTTTTGTAACTCTTCAGAAATCGTAATGGAAGTACATGATGCAAATGATACTTTACCAGCATCAATTAAATTGAATACAGCATCCTGCAATACTTCTGAAAATACGATTAAATCTTCGAACTCTGAATCCTTAAATCCTTCTAATACAGCATTTGCAACAGATCCAACACCTGATTGAATCGGCGCGAGTTTATTTGTTAAGCGACCTGCTTTTATTTCTGAACGGAAGAAATCTAATAAATGATTTGCCATCGTTTGTGTTTCTTCATCTGGTGGCACGATTAATGAAGGTGCATCTTGTTCATTCGATATTACAATCGCTTTCACTTTTTCAGGATCAATTTTGATACCGATTTCACCAATACGGTCAGTAGGTTTCGATAAAGGAATTGCTTTACGTTCACCTTGTTTTTCAGGAATATAAATATCATGAACACCGATTAATGTTTCTGAATGAGCCAGATTTAACTCAATAATAATATTTTTTGCATAGGTTGCGAAAATTGGTGAATTACCAACAGACGTAGTAGGAACCAATAACCCATCTTTTGTAATAGCTGTTGCTTCAATAATGGCAAAGTCTATAGGACCAATAATTCCTTGACGTACCAATTCAGCATTATGTGAAAGATGAGCATCAACATATAATACTTCACCTTTGTTTATTAAATTACGAAGAGCAGGATCACCTTGGTACGGCCCACGTTTACGGATACCACCTGCTTCTGCTAAAATTTGGTCTACTTCAGGTCCTAGTGATGCACCTGTGTAAACATCGATTTTTAATTTCTCATTTTTAGCCCTTTCAGCCAACGCCAAAGGTACTACCTTCGCATCCCCGGCACGAGTAAATCCACTCATACCAACGACATTACCGTCTTGTATCAAAGAAGCAGCTTTTTCAGCAGATGTCACTTTGTCTAATAAGCCATTGATTCCAATTCGTTTTTCAATTGTTAATTCCATCTAATCTCCCCCAATTATTTTTTACTAGAAAGGTAATAGATTCCCATATCTATTTATTCGAATGAGAGGAAATTTAGAACAAAATTAAGAAAAATAATTTATAAATAAGGTATTTTTATTTATTATTAAAATTCATTTTTTGGATATACCATGTTTTCACATTAATTTATGTAAATTTTGACTGATAAAATGGAGAATATCCATCGTTCGAAGGGAAAAACTATTATAAAGAAAGGAGAGATTTTGATATGAAAAATGAAAAAAAGCCACACGAACAATTAACAACAAATGATAATGGACTAACAAAAACTCAAGAAGTTTTATATCGTAAGGAATTTAAAGAAATGGAAGGTAAATCTGCAACTTCAAGTAATCAACAATATAATAAGAAAATGAATACTTAAAATAAACAAATACCCCGATATTCTTATTCATCGGGGTATTATTTACAATTATTTATTAATGATCATGCGCCTCGTCTTTAATTTCTTCTCTCATTCCTTCAATTGCTTCGTCTCTTCGTTTATTTTTTGCTTTAATTTTTTCCTGTTGACTTGGACCTGAAAATTCCATAGAAATTTCTGCTTCTCGTTTATTTTCTATAGTATTTTGAATCATACTTTGTAATTTTTCAACATTATCTGAACGATCATCAGGATTTGGTTTATGTTTCGTCATCTTTACCCCTCCAATATTATTAAAATTACGCTATTATTTTGTTTTTTATTTTAATTTTTTATTCCTTATTTAATTGGTAATTTTATTCACTTTTGATTAATCTAAAATTGGGAAATATAAAAACGAATAACTTAGGAGGGTAAAATTTTGGACTCTCTCTATCATTGCAAGGAGGTTAAACATGAAGACATATTCTACCATCGCATTAAAATGCCTTTTCTCCCTTTCAATGTTGATGTTCTTCCCTTTAACAATAAACGCAAAGGAAAATACGATACTAACAATTAATGATTATACTGGGTTGGATGTAGAGAAACATGAGAAAGCTAGCGAAATACTTCTTCAACTAAAGGAACAATTAAATGAACTTGGTGTATCAGTAGGTCATGAGCATTCTCATTCATTTTCTAACCTAGATGATGAAACAAAGGAAAAGGCAAAAGAAATCTTAAACAATCTAAAAAAAGGTACTATAACAAAGGAAGAAGCCAAAACTCAATTGGCTGAATTAGGTGTGAAACATGAAAAGAAATCTCACTATTTTGAGGGATTAGATGAGAAAACGAAGGGAAAGGTGAAAGAAATTTTCACTCAACTTCGAGAAGGCAAATTATCTCATGAAGAGGCTAAAAATCAATTAGCTGAATTAGGTGTAAAATTACCTGAGAAAAAACACCATAAATTACTTGAAGGTCTAGATGAGGATACAAAAAATAAAGCAAAAGAAATATTCAAGCAAGTTCGAGAAGGTAAAATCACACATGAAGAAGCTAAATCAAAATTAGAAGAACTTGGTGTAAAATTTGAAAAACATAATAATTTAGAAAACCTAGATGAAGAAACAAAAGAAAAAATTGGTATTTTAATTGAAGATGCAAAAATGAAATTAGAAGGTCTTGGGATGGATTTACCTAAACGATACGAAAAACTTTTAAAAGAAGTTAATCAATAACCAAATCTTAATAAAAAATAGAATCTCATCTTTATATAGAGGTATTATTGACAATTACCACCACATAATAAAGAAGAGGTGTCCAAGAAATTTTGGACACCTCTATTCTTATTATTAAATTTAGTTTAATACTGGCTCTTTTTTATTTAAACCTAACGCTTCAGCAGTTGTAGCATGAACTTCTTCGAGAAGAGCTGGATTTTCCACTAATTTAAGTCCATATGAAGGGATCATTTCTTTCACTTTTGGTTCAAATGCATTCCATTGTTCTGGGAAACATTTTTTAATCACTTGCAACATGACATGAACAGCAGTTGATGCACCAGGTGATGCACCTAATAATGCTGCAATTGAACCGTCTTCTGCAGTTATTACTTCTGTACCAAATTGAAGAGTACCTTTACCGCCTTCTTTTGTATCTTTAATTACTTGAACGCGTTGTCCAGCGATAATTATATCCCAATCTTCAGCTTTCGCGTTTGGAATAAATTCGCGTAATTCTTCCATACGTTGTTCTTTCGTTAACAATACTTGTTGGATTAAGTATTTTGTTAAACTCATTTCTTTTACACCTGCTGCCAATAACGTTGTTAAGTTATTTGGTTTAATAGATGCAAATAAATCCATATATGAACCTGTTTTTAGGAATTTAGGTGAGAATCCTGCAAAAGGTCCAAATAGTAATGATTTTTTGTTATCGATGTAACGTGTATCAAGATGCGGAACAGACATTGGTGGTGCACCAACTTTTGCTTTACCATATACTTTAGCATTGTGTTGTTCTACTATTTCTTGATTATTACATACCATAAATAGTCCGCTTACTGGGAAACCACCGATATGCTTGCTTTCCGGAATTTTTGTTTTTTGAAGTAATTCTAAACTTCCACCACCAGCACCGAGGAAGACAAATTTTGCTTCATAATAGTCCATACGACAACCATCAAGATCGTGAACACCAATTTCCCAATTTCCATTACTTAGTCGATTAATTTTCTCAACTCGATGTTTATATTTAATCTCAACGTTTTGTTTATTTAAATGTTCAAACAGCATACGAGTTAGTGCACCAAAGTTAACATCCGTACCACCGTTTTCAATTTTAGTTGCAGCAATTACGTCTGAAGCTGGACGATTTTGCATAATCAGTGGGAACCATTCTTTTAATTGCTCATGGTCATCTGAAAACTCCATCCCTTTAAATAAAGGATTTTTTGACATTGCTTCAAAACGTTTCTTTAAAAAGTTAACGTTTTCTTCACCCTGCACCATACTCATATGAGGTAACGGCATGATAAAGTCCTGTGGATTATGTATCAAATTACTGTTTACAAGATAAGACCAAAATTGTCTTGAAACTTGAAACTGTTCATTGATGTTAATTGCTTTTGAAATATCTATAGAACCATCTGGTTTTTCAACTGTGTAATTCAATTCACATAAAGCAGCGTGACCTGTACCTGCATTATTCCATTCATTGGAGCTTTCTTCTCCAGCTTTATCAAGGGATTCAAATACTTTTACTTCCCATTCTGGTTTTAGCTCTTTTAAAAGTGTACCTAGAGTTGCACTCATAATACCCGCGCCAATTAAGATGACGTCTGTTTTAATAGTTTTGTTGCTCATTTTTACCAACCTTTTCCCGTTAGATTTGCAGAAAAGATGTAGGCGCTCTCATAAGCCATCAATAAAAAAAGCCCCGGGAGACCATTTATACAACTTTTCTGTATCAATATATAACCCTTGTAAATTGTATCACAAACTTTGATAAAATAAAATATCTACTATTATATGATAACAGTAAGTTATTTCAAGAGAGGTAAAATTTGAGAAGAGGATTCATTAGTAAAAAACTGACAAATTGTCGTTAATCATGTCTTAACTTCTGCAAATTTTATTCAAAAATATAATAACCAAAATGTATGAAATTTAAAATATAAAAAAGCAGAAACACTTTAATGTTGTTCTGCCTTTGAATAAAAATCCTGTTAATATTTTATATTCTACGAATTAATCTTCCTGTAGTTCAATTTGACCTGTAATATCAATACCTTGAAGACTTTGTGTTGCTAGTCTATCTGCTTCCGCGTTTAATTTTCTAGGTACTAGTTCAAATTGAGGTGTGATACCTAGTGATTTTAGCTTTTCATCGATACGATCTGCCCAATTTGCCAATTCCTTTTCATATGCAGGCCATTCCCCACTCATTTGATTAATCACAACTTGAGAATCCCCTATAAATATAACCTCTTGGTGATGTACATCCAGTAATTCAAGTTCAACTATACTTAAGTGAAGTGCTGCATATTCAGCTTCATTATTTGAATCAAGACCTTGAGCGGGGGCATTTCTTCTCATACGATACCATTTTCCATTTTGTTCGTAATAAATTGCAACACCGAGCCCTGCCTGTTTTGTTTGAATATCATATCCCCCGTCAAAGTAAACCTTTACGTTATGGGGCTCAGTTTCCATTTCTTTTAAATATTTTTTAATTTCCTTCGCCATCCACGTACTGTCGTGTTGATCGATATAGGTTAAGTTCTTTGCCCGTCCAAGTTTTTCAATATCTTCTCCAATTGTTATTGCGTGTGCAGCTGGCATGTAATCAGAATGAAATACCACCTCTGTTCCATTTTTACTCCTGTAAGTCCACTCAATCATTAGGTTCATAGTCGTCCTCCTATGTCGGATTTCGCAATATTTGTTATATCCCTATTATCCCCATCTACATGAAGCAATACTTTACTTTATCATTGTACCCAATACTACGTTATTCTTTATTTTTATATCTTTCACTAGCGGACTGGTGTTTAATCAGGAATTTGTTTCAATAAAAGGTTCGTACATCATAATTGCATGATTCTCAGTGATGAACTGATCATCTATTAATTTATTATCTAAATTAAATACTTTTCTACGAATTGTATTATGTCGAATATAACTACCCCAGTACTCAAATGTGATTGAAGAATTCTCCTCGTACACTTCATATTTTTTTAGAATAGGATTATTACATCGCCATTCTCCAACCAAATGAGTATCTGTCAAATAGATGATAAGTTGATAGGTATCGTTTGTCTCGTTTTTTATTTGCAAGTCTAAGTAATTATAAAAACATGTAGCCCCACTTCCAAATGGTTGAGTTCTATTAGAGTCTGGGAACACATCATAACTATGTCTATATCGTTCAGTTACGGTCAGTGCTGAATGTAAAGTCATCCAATAAATTAGATTTGATAATTGACAGAGGCCTCCCCCAATTCCACTCACAACTTCTCCATAATGCAAAATCATTCCTTCGACATAGCCTTTTTGCTTTGTTGGCTTTCCGATTAATCGCCAATAGGAAAAGGTTTCTCCAGGTTTAATTAAGACTTTATGAAGCTTTTTTGTAGCAATATTTAAATTGTGTATTTTATTGTGTTGTAATTGCATATCCACATCTTTTAGTTTTCTACGAAGGATCGTTTTATGAGAATATATAATGTGTTGTAATTCATCATCGCTTTTTGATAAAGCATAAATTTTATTCCCAAAGAACCATTCAATATAGCGTTTTAATCTAAAATAGATTTTCCCCATCATGATACGATATGGGCTTCTCATAATTGGTTTCATCGATATAATAATTATCAACCCCTTCCAAATCATACTAACAAAAATTATGCAAATTGTTAATATATGGCTTGAATATGATAACAATGCTATATACAACTACCAAAAAACAGGCGAAACATGGTGGGACAAAAGGGTATTTCCATTGATAAGATTAAAAATTACTGTTATTTAGTTGCTTCCAAAATGCTAGGGGAAAACTTGTTCAGTAACGGAGACGCCGACGACTCCTGATGAAATAGCCGCGCTATAGCTAATTTTTCCATATTCAAGCGAAATAATTAGCTAACGCGTGTACAGGATGTGCGTCCATTAAGTTACAATCAACATATTTTTAAATAGCAAATAACTACAATTCAACCTTCAGAATTGTAGTTGTTAACTTATGCTCCCCTTCCTCTTGTCTAGGTCAATCTAAATAGCCATAGATTTCTTGCTGTTCAATAAATTCTTCAATATTTGATTTTGTAAATGTTATAGATTGTTCCCTATTCACTGATAACTGAAGGGTATTTAGATCAATTAAAGTTAATTGCATTTCTTCGTTGCTATATTCATTTTTGGCTGTGATGCTTGACGAATCCGCATCCATTAAGGTGAGATCTGTATAACCTGTATCATTATATAGTAAATCATACATTACTAATGTCGTCGTTTGACCTTGAATATCTTCAATCGACACAAAGAATTTATTTTCTCTCTGCCAATACCCTTTGATATCATTAAATGTTAATGCTTTTTCATAAATCGTATAATACTCTGCATCTATTTTTGAATACTCTTGAATGTTTTCAGCAAGTAATTTGAGTTTCTTCTTTCCTTTTTCAATGACCCCAATCTTTTCATCATTTGTTAGAATATAGAGATTATTTGCTGAGGATAGATAGTCTTTAATATCAGTTAACACTTTCTCATTTCGAATATATAAATCCATTTCTTCAGTAATATAGTAGACATCTCCGTTATTATATCTACCTAAATGAATTATTTTATTATTTAATAACTTTGGAGCTTCATTTCCTTTGATTACGAACAATTCATCATCAAAGCTTAAATAATAAATTTCATTTTTGTTGACGATAAAGATATAAACATTCGAGGCAAGTTTTGTAGACTCCTCTGCTTTTACATCATAAGTGTAAAGATCCGTATTTTCATTAATATACAATACCTTTGAACCATCTTCTAATAAATGTACAGTTTCGGTATTTGATGCAATTTTATAATGATTATCCCGTACATATAAATTTAAATCTTCAAAATCATTACTCAAATAAGTAAAAACATCGCCATCTAAAGATGCTTGTAAAACATTTGAATCTTCTGCAATTTTTTCTTCATTTCCTTTTAAATCAGCTCGATATAAAGAAAAATCATTTTTAATATAATAGACATAATTATCTGTTCCTGTATACATATGCTCTATTAAAAAAACATCTGAAGAAACTTCGATTTTCCTCTGATCGTCCAACATAACGATAAATAATTGTTCATCTTTATTAACAAAAGAAACATATTTTTCATCTATACTTAGATAATAATCAAATACATCATCGGACAGCTCAATTTGTTTTTGATCTGTTGTAACAAGGATTAATTCTTCATCTCTGTCCAAATAAATGACTTTTCCATCATTTGTAACATGATAATTGTAAGTTCCCTCAATGTCTGAACCAACTTTTAATTTTTCTTTCCCTTTTTCTACAAGGTAAAGATCAAAGTCACTATCTTGATATAAAAATTTATCATTTATTCTATTGGATTTATAGGAATCCTTGATGAAATCGTTCGTAACCTCTTCTATTTCTCCACCTCCAAATTGAACAAATAATATATTTTCGTCATTAATCGTCTTTTCTAGGAAAAGAATAGTATTACGGTCAATGTCATATAGGGATTTATTCATACACGCTGAAAGTAATAGTATAAAAATAGCTAGTAGTAATGTTTTCAAGCTCTTTCCCATCATCGCACTCCCTAGTCGAATATTGCACTTTCATATTATTTTTACCGAAAGAGAATATTTAATGACTAAGAAGAAAAAGAAGTTCAATATGAAGTAATTCAAACGAAACTAAGTGGACATTTCATCCGTATAAATGATAAGTAAAGGTGGGAAAAATTTAACTATGGAATCAAAAGAAGAATTACACGGTTATTTACAAGAAATAGAGCAATGGGAAAATGATCAAAAGGGATTATTCTTTTGGGAAAAACTTGGACGGCTCCCGTTTAAATTATTAGATAAAATCACACCAAAATTCATTCAGGAAAAAATTGGGATTCTTGTGAATGAACTAGGGAGCTATATTCAAACAGGTGGGAAATATCTAATTAGTGAACAAGCTATCATCAAGAAGATTCAAAAATCTACAGTCAATTTCGATCTTCATACAATTAATGATATTGGGAAACTCCCCATTAAAGAAATGAATACAATAAGTGATCAATTAAAAAAAGAACGTGTGAAATTTGCTACCGCTCAAGGGGCAACTACAGGATTTGGAGGTATCTTCACCCTCGTCGTAGATATACCATTAGTTCTAGGAAATGCTCTTAAAACACTTCAAGAAATCGCTATTATTCATGGATACGACCCAAATGATAAACTTGAACGAGTTTTTATCGTAAAATGCCTACAATTTGCTTCTGCAGATATTGTTGGGAAAGAGGCAATATTAAAAGAACTGGCAAATATGAACGGAAAGACGAATAGCTCTGAAGAAATGATATCACAATTAAAAGGCTGGCAAGAAGTATTCTTCACCTACCGTGATCAGTTTGGATGGAAAAAGTTATTTCAAATGATCCCGATTGCTGGCATGCTTTTTGGTGCTATTGCAAATAAAGGGATGATAAAGGATGTATCTGAAGCAGGTATAATGTTATATCGAAAAAGACGAATCCAAGATAGATTACAGGAGATTGACCTTACATTAGAAAAGTAATTAAAAACAAGACCGTCTTAAACCATTAAAATTTTAAGGTTTAAGACGGTCTTTTTACTAAAGGTTTATTTTTACGTTGGTAGTTAAATCCTT
Above is a genomic segment from Lysinibacillus sp. PLM2 containing:
- a CDS encoding acetyl-CoA hydrolase; the encoded protein is MELTIEKRIGINGLLDKVTSAEKAASLIQDGNVVGMSGFTRAGDAKVVPLALAERAKNEKLKIDVYTGASLGPEVDQILAEAGGIRKRGPYQGDPALRNLINKGEVLYVDAHLSHNAELVRQGIIGPIDFAIIEATAITKDGLLVPTTSVGNSPIFATYAKNIIIELNLAHSETLIGVHDIYIPEKQGERKAIPLSKPTDRIGEIGIKIDPEKVKAIVISNEQDAPSLIVPPDEETQTMANHLLDFFRSEIKAGRLTNKLAPIQSGVGSVANAVLEGFKDSEFEDLIVFSEVLQDAVFNLIDAGKVSFASCTSITISEELQKKVYGNIENYADKIVIRPQEVSNHPEVIRRLGLIAINAALEVDIYGNVNSTHVSGTKMMNGIGGSGDFTRNSRTSIFVTKSYAKGGKLSSIVPMVAHHDHTEHDVQVIVTEQGVADLRGLAPKERVPLIIENCAHPDFKQQLWDYYNEAVSLTGNAQTPHNLEKALSWHVQAAKTGSMKF
- the tlp gene encoding small, acid-soluble spore protein Tlp, with amino-acid sequence MTKHKPNPDDRSDNVEKLQSMIQNTIENKREAEISMEFSGPSQQEKIKAKNKRRDEAIEGMREEIKDEAHDH
- the mqo gene encoding putative malate:quinone oxidoreductase, with product MSNKTIKTDVILIGAGIMSATLGTLLKELKPEWEVKVFESLDKAGEESSNEWNNAGTGHAALCELNYTVEKPDGSIDISKAININEQFQVSRQFWSYLVNSNLIHNPQDFIMPLPHMSMVQGEENVNFLKKRFEAMSKNPLFKGMEFSDDHEQLKEWFPLIMQNRPASDVIAATKIENGGTDVNFGALTRMLFEHLNKQNVEIKYKHRVEKINRLSNGNWEIGVHDLDGCRMDYYEAKFVFLGAGGGSLELLQKTKIPESKHIGGFPVSGLFMVCNNQEIVEQHNAKVYGKAKVGAPPMSVPHLDTRYIDNKKSLLFGPFAGFSPKFLKTGSYMDLFASIKPNNLTTLLAAGVKEMSLTKYLIQQVLLTKEQRMEELREFIPNAKAEDWDIIIAGQRVQVIKDTKEGGKGTLQFGTEVITAEDGSIAALLGASPGASTAVHVMLQVIKKCFPEQWNAFEPKVKEMIPSYGLKLVENPALLEEVHATTAEALGLNKKEPVLN
- the ydbA gene encoding hypothetical protein, producing MESKEELHGYLQEIEQWENDQKGLFFWEKLGRLPFKLLDKITPKFIQEKIGILVNELGSYIQTGGKYLISEQAIIKKIQKSTVNFDLHTINDIGKLPIKEMNTISDQLKKERVKFATAQGATTGFGGIFTLVVDIPLVLGNALKTLQEIAIIHGYDPNDKLERVFIVKCLQFASADIVGKEAILKELANMNGKTNSSEEMISQLKGWQEVFFTYRDQFGWKKLFQMIPIAGMLFGAIANKGMIKDVSEAGIMLYRKRRIQDRLQEIDLTLEK